Proteins encoded together in one Streptomyces sp. NBC_01216 window:
- a CDS encoding branched-chain amino acid ABC transporter substrate-binding protein, with protein MRRRSLLILTTVITTGALTLSACGSRDDKGGSDDSKGTTTVVIGVDAPLTGSLSALGQGIKNSVDLAAKTANKNNEVPGVTFKVEALDDQAVPASGQANATKLVGKPEVLGVVGPLNSGVAQQMQGVFAAANLAQVSPANTNPSLSQGDNWGKGEFKRPFPTYFRTAATDVVQGKFAAQYLFNDAGKKKVFVVDDKQTYGAGLAAIFSAEFSRLGGKVVGTDHVTVKETDFSSTADKVKSSGADSVYFGGQYPEGGLLSDQIKKTGAKIPTMGGDGIYDPAFISASGEANDGDLATSIGYPVEKLDTAKKFIADYNAGGYKDPYAAYGGYSYDAGWAIVQAVKAVVAANDGKLPEDARAKVTEALGKVSFDGVTGKVSFDEFGDTTNKQLTVYKVEGGKWIDVKSDTFNQ; from the coding sequence GTGCGACGTCGTTCCTTGCTCATCCTCACCACCGTGATCACCACGGGAGCTCTCACCCTTTCCGCCTGCGGTTCGCGCGACGACAAGGGCGGCAGCGACGACTCGAAGGGCACCACGACCGTCGTCATCGGCGTCGACGCGCCGCTCACGGGCTCGCTGTCCGCGCTGGGCCAGGGCATCAAGAACTCCGTGGACCTGGCGGCCAAGACCGCCAACAAGAACAACGAGGTCCCGGGCGTCACGTTCAAGGTCGAGGCCCTCGACGACCAGGCCGTCCCGGCCTCCGGCCAGGCCAACGCCACCAAGCTCGTCGGCAAGCCGGAGGTGCTCGGCGTCGTCGGCCCGCTGAACTCCGGCGTCGCCCAGCAGATGCAGGGCGTCTTCGCGGCGGCCAACCTCGCCCAGGTCTCCCCGGCGAACACCAACCCCTCCCTCAGCCAGGGCGACAACTGGGGCAAGGGCGAGTTCAAGCGCCCCTTCCCGACCTACTTCCGCACCGCCGCCACCGACGTGGTCCAGGGCAAGTTCGCCGCCCAGTACCTCTTCAACGACGCCGGCAAGAAGAAGGTCTTCGTCGTCGACGACAAGCAGACCTACGGAGCCGGCCTCGCGGCCATCTTCTCCGCCGAGTTCAGCCGCCTGGGCGGCAAGGTCGTCGGCACCGACCACGTCACCGTGAAGGAGACCGACTTCTCCTCCACCGCAGACAAGGTCAAGAGCTCCGGCGCCGACTCCGTCTACTTCGGCGGCCAGTACCCCGAGGGCGGCCTGCTCTCCGACCAGATCAAGAAGACCGGCGCCAAGATCCCCACCATGGGCGGCGACGGCATCTACGACCCGGCCTTCATCAGCGCCTCCGGCGAGGCCAACGACGGTGACCTGGCCACCTCGATCGGCTACCCGGTCGAGAAGCTCGACACCGCCAAGAAGTTCATCGCCGACTACAACGCCGGCGGCTACAAGGACCCGTACGCGGCCTACGGCGGCTACTCCTACGACGCCGGCTGGGCGATCGTCCAGGCCGTCAAGGCCGTCGTCGCCGCCAACGACGGCAAGCTTCCCGAGGACGCCCGCGCCAAGGTCACCGAGGCGCTCGGCAAGGTCTCCTTCGACGGCGTGACCGGCAAGGTCTCCTTCGACGAGTTCGGCGACACCACCAACAAGCAGCTCACGGTCTACAAGGTCGAGGGCGGCAAGTGGATCGACGTCAAGAGCGACACGTTCAACCAGTAG